DNA sequence from the Streptomyces sp. HUAS 15-9 genome:
GGGTGGTTCTTGTCGCGTTCGACCATGCGGGCCGCACGGTCGAGCAGGGCCGGGGTCCAGCGCTCGTCGTCGACGGGGTTGTCCCGCCAGCGCTGCTCGGTGAAGCCGTGGGTCTCCAGATCGCACTCGTCGATCACCCACAGGCCGTACTCGTCGCACAGGGACAGGAAGGCGGGGTGGGGCGGGTAGTGGGAGGTGCGCACGGCGTTGATGTTGTGCCGCTTCATGAGCAGCACGTCCTCGCGCATGGTCGCCAGGTCGAGGGAGCGGCCCTTCTCCGGGTGCCACTCGTGCCGGTTGACGCCCTTGAAGAGGACCGGCCTGCCGTTGACCTTGATCAGGCCGTCGTCGAGCACGACCGTCCGGAAGCCGATCCTGAGCGGCACCCGCTCGCCCTCGGTGGCCAGCACACCGTCGTACAGGTGCGGTGTCTCCGCGGTCCACGGCCGCACCGGGACCGTCACCGGCTCGCCGGTCGCGACGTCGATACCCAGGTCCGGCACGGTGACCCGGCCGTCCACGTCCGAGTCGACGCGCAGGGTGCCCTCGCCGGTGACATGGTCGTAGGAGGCGTGCACGAAGAAGTCGAGGACGGCGCCCGCCGGCCGGTGCAGCAGGGTCACATCACGGAAGATGCCGGGCATCCACCACTGGTCCTGGTCCTCGAGGTACGAGCCCGCCGACCACTGGTGCACCCGGACGGCCAGCACATTGCCGGCGGGCCTCAGCAGCCGGCCGATCGCGAACTCGTGCGGCAGCCGGGAGCCCTTGAACTCGCCGATGTCCGTGCCGTTCAGCCAGACGCGGGCGCAGGACTCCACGCCGTCGAAGCGCAGCACCGCGCCCCCGTCCGACGGCCAGTCGGAGGGCAGGTCGAACACGTGCAGATGGTCGCCGGTGGGGTTCTCGGCCGGTACGTGGGGCGGGTCGACCGGAAAGGGGTAGAGATGGTTGGTGTAGATGGGTGAGCCATGGCCCTGCAGGACCCAGTGGCCGGGGACGGAGACCTCCGCCCAGTCGCCGGCGTCGAAGCCCGGCTCGGCGAACGAATCGTCCTCGGCGTCGGCGGTGGCCGACACGCGGAGACGCCAACTGCCGTTCAGGGAAAGAGATGTGGCGTCCGAGGAGGCGTACCAGGCCCGGGGCGGCAGTGCCCCCGAGCCGGGTGCCACGTCCTCAACGTAATCGATGGCCGTCGTCGTGGTGCGAAAAGACATCGGTCTCCTTGCTCAGCCCTTGATGCCGGTCTGTGCGATCCCCTGGACCAGCCACCGCTGGAGGAAGAGGAAGACGAACAGCAGGGGCAGGATGGAAATGGCGGTGGCCATGAAGATCAGGTGGTAGTTGACGGTCTGGTTGGTCGTGTACGAGGAGAGCGCGACCTGGACCGTCCAGGCGCTGGGGTCCTGGCCGATGACCAGCGGCCACAGGAAGGAGTTCCAGCCGTTGATGAAGGTGATCGTGGCGATCGCCGCGAAGAAGTTCAGCGAGTTGGGGACGACGACACGCCAGTACGCGCCCCAGTATCCGAGCCCGTCCACGCGCGCCGCCTCCTCCAGCTCCTTCGGGAACCCCAGGAAGTACTGCCGGAAGAGGAAGCAGGTGAAACCGCTGAACAGGCCCGGAATGATGAGACCGCGGTAGCTGTCCACCCAGCCGAGGGACGAGACCAGCACGAAGCTGGGCACGAAGGTGACGGCGGCCGGGACCATGAGGGTCACCAGCACCGCGTAGAAGATCTTGTTGGCGTGCCGGTAGGGGATGCGGGCCAGGCCGTAGCCGGCGAGCGAGCACACGAAGAGCGTGCCGACCGTGTGGAGTACGCCGACGACCAGTGAGTTCACCATCGACTGTCCGAAGTCGACCGTGGTATCGGCGAACGGCTCGGTGATGTTGCCCCACTGGATGTGGGTGGGGAAGAACTTCCAGTTCTCGCCGGTGATCTCCGGATCGGTCGAGAGGGCGTTGCGGATCAGCAGATAGAACGGGACGAGGAAGAAGCACGCGGCGACGCTGATGGCGACGTACAGGCCGGTGGAGCTCATCACCCCGCCACCGCGCCGGACGCGGCGCTCCGGGACAGTGGTCACTGGGACTGGTCACCCCTTCCGAAGCCCATGATCCTGCCCTGGAACAGGGTCACGACGCAGATCAGCAGGGTCAGGATCACCGCTCCGGCACTGCCCGCACCGTAGTTCTGGTTCTGGCCGAGTGCCGTGTAGTAGAGCTCGACGAGCGGCGGACGGCCCCACGTGGTCTTGGACAGCAGATTGAAGAACTCGTCGAAGGCCTGGTAGGCGGCCACGAGCAGCAGCAGGATCACGGCCGTCGAGGTGGCGCGCAGCTGCGGCAGCGTGATGTGGCGGAAGGTCTGCCAGCCGGGCTTCGCGCCGTCGATCGCGGCGGCCTCGTACAGCTCCCGCGGGATGTTCTGCAGCGCGGCCAGGAACAGGATCATGTAGAAGCCGGACTGCAGCCACAGCCGGGCGGTGAGGATGACCAGCCAGTACCAGGGCGGGTCGGGGTTGGCGAGCCAGGCGACGTTGTCCACGCCGAACCAGCCGATGACGGTGTTGGCCAGGCCGAAGCGTACGCCGTTGAAGATGGACATCTTCCAGATCAGCGAGGCGGCGACATAGCTGCAGGCCGTCGGCAGGAAGAACACCGACCGGTAGAACGCCCGCATGAAGCGCAGCCGGTTCACCAGCAGCGCCAGGCCGAGCGAGACCGCCCAGGTGGTGGGCACGATGAACGCGGCGAAGGCGGTGAAGGTGCCCAGCGAGCCGGTGAAGTTGCTGTCCGTCAGCATCTGCCGGTAGTTGTCCAGGCCGACGAAGTCGCTGGGTGTCACGGTGAAGCGGGCCTCGAAGAAGCTGAGGTAGACGCTCCAGCCGATGGGGATGTAGACGAAGACGATCAGCCCGATGAGGAACGGGCTGGTGAAGAGCCAGAAGTTGAAGGTGCGGGTGCCCCGCGGCCCCCGCCGCGGCCGGGTCTTGGTGACCTTGGCCGGGGCGGGGCTCGCGAGGCCACGTGTGGTGGTCGTCGACATGTCGTGGTCCGTGTCCGTCGGGCGGTCTATCCGAAG
Encoded proteins:
- a CDS encoding carbohydrate ABC transporter permease, which gives rise to MSSTGLYVAISVAACFFLVPFYLLIRNALSTDPEITGENWKFFPTHIQWGNITEPFADTTVDFGQSMVNSLVVGVLHTVGTLFVCSLAGYGLARIPYRHANKIFYAVLVTLMVPAAVTFVPSFVLVSSLGWVDSYRGLIIPGLFSGFTCFLFRQYFLGFPKELEEAARVDGLGYWGAYWRVVVPNSLNFFAAIATITFINGWNSFLWPLVIGQDPSAWTVQVALSSYTTNQTVNYHLIFMATAISILPLLFVFLFLQRWLVQGIAQTGIKG
- a CDS encoding carbohydrate ABC transporter permease, translating into MSTTTTRGLASPAPAKVTKTRPRRGPRGTRTFNFWLFTSPFLIGLIVFVYIPIGWSVYLSFFEARFTVTPSDFVGLDNYRQMLTDSNFTGSLGTFTAFAAFIVPTTWAVSLGLALLVNRLRFMRAFYRSVFFLPTACSYVAASLIWKMSIFNGVRFGLANTVIGWFGVDNVAWLANPDPPWYWLVILTARLWLQSGFYMILFLAALQNIPRELYEAAAIDGAKPGWQTFRHITLPQLRATSTAVILLLLVAAYQAFDEFFNLLSKTTWGRPPLVELYYTALGQNQNYGAGSAGAVILTLLICVVTLFQGRIMGFGRGDQSQ